The window ttacctcttgttctgaagagcctgagagcctctcacgactgcagaaGAATACAATACGTGTTTTTGGCATAAGGGACACgatgtgtcgagaacgacagatggggttgcccatggaaaacgccacaacgctgtattgcgtcacaatctcagcgaaccAACGGTTAACAAGCCTGgtcgtgtcagctcgaagcttcgtgaaattgtaaccttccagtgtggtggtatTGGCCAGTATTGGCCAGCGCGGCATTGGCAACATCAAAAGCATTAGTCATTCTGGGGACCAATCCAACACGTCCGCCGGCCTACAACCTGCAAGGTGTCGTATACGGGTCGCATGAGGTGGGCCGCATGGGGGAGGAAACGGTTTAGAAGTCTCCCTCGCCCAGGAACTCCTGCAGGGACTTCACAGTGCGTGGGCTTTGGAAACTGGCAGGGAGGGGAACAGCCCCCTGCGGGGTGATGTGGTGGCCGAGGAAAGTGACGGATGACCGGCCAAACTCACACTTAGCCGGGTTGAGGATGAGACCATGCCCATTGAACCGGCCGAATAGCTGCCTGAGATGTGTCAGGGGGTCGTCTGCGGACGCGCTGGACACAAGACTATcgtcaaaataaacaaaaaggaatGGCATGTCCCTCAACACAGAGTCCATGAGGCGCTGAAACGTCTGTACTGCACCCTTGAGGCCGCAAGGCATCCGTAGGTATTCAAAAAGGCCAAAGGGTGTGATGACTGCTGTTTTGGGGGACATCCTGTGGGTGGTCAGGCACCTGGTGGTAAGTGCGAATCAGGTCCACCTTGGAAAAGATGGTGGCACCAGCTAGGTGAGCAGAGAAATCCAGTATGTGCGACACTTGCTATTGCTGGATTCGGAGCCCTCACCCCGGACAGGGGCAGTGCTCTGAGCTCGGAAGAAtgacgccaaatacgcatacccttaaaactactctattatctgcataggcGAACTCGTAAATGACTccacagtttgttttaaaattatttaaagttctACAAGGTCACAACGACACTGATGGGCCCAGTTAAGGAGAACACTAATatgcttcatttttttatattgcgaAGTATTAAGAGTTTTTTTCTTGTATAAACTTTGtgttctatttttattgtaaatagtgtTTCCAATTAAGCTGTTTTGTGACTGTTAATTTATTTCTTCGTTGGTTGGAGTAATTTCCAAaagtctaaaatgtttttgtcaatattaagttttattatattttctgtaatttaatattatgttattaataatgttattttcacttttgaCACAAATTGTCAATAATGATAAATTATTTCACGATTTTTTTCTGATATACCTAATTTAAACGTAAGCACTTTAGATTCTCTTTACTGAatgttaaatattgttgaaaaatgattcactttttcatctttttgttaATACAGCACTTTAGATTTTCTTTACTGAAAgttaaatattgttgaaaaatgattcactttttcatctttttgtttataCAGCAGTTTAGATTCTCTTTACTGAAAgttaaatattgttgaaaaatgattcactttttcatctttttgtttatacagtgtttcttacaaaactattttgtgtttgtttgttttattattcattgttattttgtttgaattatttaaaaaaatgtaaaattcttatTGTCAGTTAATAAATTATACAGTTACTTCAGAAAAGTTTTCtgttgtaaattgttttgaacaattagacattttttcatttacaaactgatataaaatatttttgatacatcatttacttaccaaTGCCATTGTagttaagtaaaatatataacttaatatataataatttaaaggaaagttatagtttttttaattcattctaaTTTGACCGATTCTGTCCTAATCTGTAGCTATTAAGTGGCCTGCTGATGAACCACATAAAGCAAATACAGAACACTGCCCCAAGACACGATTTAATTCAGCAAGTGAGCTTTTTAtcgtgtgttttcattttacaagtCAAGTAGAAACCACTGAACGTTACTGGTAGGGTTTAAGTGTTCGGCGTGGAGCGCACTTCCGTTTCCTTCAGAAACGAAAGAAAGTCTAAACGgaacaagaagagacagacacgaTGAAAGCGTCGTATTTTGTGACAGTTTTATTGCTTTCAGACATAACATTGACTTCAGGTTTTATCATGGAATCCATTGTATGTGGTTCTGCTGTTGCTGCATTTTTGTATGCATTGTCTCATTGGGATAATGTATTGCCTTTTGATCATAAACGTGAGAAAACCGCTTCGTTGCATACATTATGCTCAAACAGTTTCTGTTTTATCCGTTTACTATTTTTTCAGAAACTTTATCCCGGAAGTCCAGGTTtaatctttgatttttttttcaggtttggAGAAGGATTTAAATGAGAATCTCCACGGCCAACATATCGTGTCGAAAGTTGTTCTGAGAACTGTATCGTCATTTATGACGGACAGTAACCCGAACAAACCCCTCGTGCTCTCCTTCCACGGGACCGCAGGAGTGGGGAAAAACCACGTGTCTAAAATCATCgcaagaaacatttacaaactaGGGGACAAGAGCGAacattttatcatgtttgtATCCCAACATCATTTTCCACACAAAGACAAAGTCGACATGTACAGCGTAAGTAAATAATGCTGCTTGTCCccgaataaaaataatatattatgcTATGTAATTAACTggcaatattaaatatatatacatatatataaacacagcaTTAATGTATTAGTgctacaatattttgaataatatacagggaatttttcatatattaaaaaataaacacttggtttcagtgtattatttaatatattataatatatttttcagtttatttattggtttaataaaggtaaaatgtaatcaaatgtaatatagcctacatttatattttacaattcaattTAGTTATTCAAAAGTAGATGTCTGATCAAAATCTACTGGAAAACCGGTGGAGCATGCATTTTCATCATGAACTCAATGACCCACACAGCAAAATCCCTAATACTAAAACTAGAAACTATTACTACAATTGATATAACATATTTTCACCAAATACTTTTTCAGCAAATCATAGCTGTTAGGCACctaaaatagtacatttaaGTGCAGAGTCCTTGATATATTTGggatttgcatgtgttttaggCAAGACTAAAGGAGCAGATTCATCAGCACGTATCACGTTTCCCTCGGaccatgtttgtatttgatgaAATGGACAAGATGAATCCACGGCTGGTCGAGACCATCAAACCTTTTCTGGACTATGCGACACATGTGGATGGCGTCTCATTCCGCAGTGCAATCTTCATTTTTCTAAGGTGATTTCCCTTAGCTTATGTTATAAAGTATCTACACTAAACAAAGTgtaagcattttttatttgtagcaaTGCAGGTGGAGATGTGATCAACAACGTAGCTCTGGATTTCTGGAAGGCAggtaaaaacagagaaaaactaCAGATGAAGGATATGGAGACTCAGATCCTTCAAAACATCGTCAATGATAAGAGCAGTGTAGGAGCCgcatttgagtttgttttttggttccataatttacttagttttcttttctattgcaTTCTGGTAGTACACCTTCTAAAAAGGCAGGGGGCGCGCCACCCTATAAGTTGGAGCAGGTACCGCATGATTGGGGAGAAGAAGTGCCAGCAGATACAGTCTTTGACCTCGGCCCGGATCTGCAATACCGGAAGGCTTGGCTTATACCAGAAAGCGCTACACAGGAAtacttaaagacatttaaaacagttctcattttttgtttagtcttttaCTCCAtctattttacaataaacatcgACAAACATTCAACTACAAACACTCTTGGAATTTCTTGGATTCGGGCTGTGAGTCTGACCCTGCACTTGCATTCTCCCGGTGGTCGAAAACAGTAACAGGGGGTTACAGGAAAAATCCAACGTTGTTTTTGCCACTATATTTCGTCAAAGACTTGCTGTGGATTCGTTAAAAACTGCCTGTGAATTCATCAAAGGCGGATTTATGTTGAAACTACGCGATATGAAGATGAAGGAAACGTCGATCTAAGCGTGGGAagccaaacaaagaaacacttcAGCGGAGGTATGTGCTTTCAAAGTGAATATTATTAGAAGGATATAGAAATGAATTTCACTGCAGATTTTTGAGTTGATGAACTGTGACACAATCAAGAGCGGTGAAAGCACAACCTAATTGGAACAAATGAAATGCAACGATATGTTGATCTTTGGAAAGAATAGGAACTGTTTTCTACTTTTTTGAAGCAAGGTATACTCTCTGTGATTTTTGGaattttttggatttttttgttttgttttgttttgttgagaaTAATGGCAGATTCCAACGAAGAAGAAATAACTCCTGTTAAAGACATGAGTGAAGTTGTCGCGCAATTGCGCTCATCTAGAGGAGGAAAAATGTCACATGTAACAAGGAGAATGAACATTGTGAAAGATTTAATGACTGATCCGGAATTTCTTGATgaagttaaacaaaacatgattaagTTTTATGAATTTCTTGAAGAGTTCAAAGCCTTGCATGCCTCCTATAGTGAAATGTTGGATGAAGAAGCAAATCAAGAAGACCTCGAGACATGGTATCAGCCTAGATGTGTACAGATAACGGCTTTTATGGATAACGTTGAAAATTGGATTTCAGGCATAGAAAACCCAGGTTCCCAAGCCACAGTTGAAGTCTCCTCTTCTGTCACCCAAATAGAAGATGAAGATACTGATACCGATGCACAATCATTTAGATCACAGACATCGTCTGTATCATTGCGCATTAGTGCAGAGGCAGAGAGAGTAGCTTTAATGGCTAAAGCTGCAAAGCTGCAAGAAAGGCATGCAATTGAGGAGCAGGagcatattttaagaaaaaggaGAGAATCTTTAGAGTTGCATTCTGAAATTGAAGCCACTACTGCAAAAATTAATTATCTGAAAGAAGCAGAACAAGGAATGTATAAACCTGCTCATTCTGATGTGACGGTTCAGATGCCCTCATTAGGAGCAGAAGCAGATGAAGTGAAGACAAAATCAACAGTGACACCTTTACCATTGGATGAAAGGCTTGATAGCTCTCTTTATTTACATGACAGGACTTCCCCAGTAGTTAAAAGCAAGCCAGGTGTTCAGGTTCAATTTCCTCTTCTTAATTTAGGCCCAGATAGGCATCACAGCAGATCTGTCTTCCAGCCCAGGGCTAGCCGGCAACAACTACAACAGACCTCCGCGTACAGTATTCCCCCTGTCATTCCCCAGTCATTTGCAAGGTCAGCCACAGCAATTCAGTCCACTGTACCTCAACAGCAAATTCCTATACCCAATTCAGCACAGGAAAGCCATATGATCAAAATTCTGGAAAAGCAGAATGAATTAACAAGGATTCTTATGAAACAGCAACTTCTCTCTACACTACCGCAAGGTAGCATTCCACTCTTTGATGGACAAGTTCTTGAATACAAGTCATTCATTCACTCCTTTGAAAATATGGTTGAAAGcaaaactaataacaataaGGATAGATTGCAGTTTCTTATTCAATATACTAGAGGCTCGGCACAAAGGCTTGTCAAGAGCTGTGAGTACTTGTCACAAGATAGAGGCTACCAGAGAGCAAAGGAGTTGCTAAAGGAAAATTTTGGAAAGGAATACAAGATCTCTTGTGCTTACTTGGAAAAAGCCCTATCCTGGTTCCAAATCAAATCTGAGGATTTTAAGTCACTACAGGATTATGCTATGTTTCTTAGGAGCTGCTGCAATGCTATGGAGGAAATGGAATATATGGAGGAGCTGGATACAGTATCCAATATGAGAAGCATTGTGCTCAAGCTACCATACAAGCTTCGGGAAAGATGGCGTAACAAGGCctatgagctacaggaacaacGAAGAGGTAGGGTAAGAATTTTAGATTTAGTCTGCTTTATTGAACGACAAGCTCGCATAGCAGCTGATCCAATATTTGGTGATCTTCAAGATCAGTCGGCCAGTAGAGGAAAGGCTAGATCCCCAGTCAAATCACAGGCCTCGAAGTCATCTGGCAGTACTTTTGCCACTAGTATAGCTATTGCCCAAAAGCCGAAGAAGTTTGATCTTTCTTGCCCCTTCTGTAGCTCAAGACACAGATTGGACTTGTGtgaagattttttaaagataacaCATAGAGACAAGCTCAGTTTTATAAAGACCAAAGGCATATGCTTTGGATGTCTCTCCAAAGGCCACATTAGCAAAGACTGCAAAAGCCGTCTCAGCTGTCAAGTATGTAAGCAAGCTCACCCTAGTGTCCTACATATTGAGGCCAAAGATAGTATCATCAAAAAGGCAGAAAGATCCGCCGATGTTACAGGCAGTGCATCAGCAGGGTTATGCGGTCATATAGGGGCCGGAGCCAAAGAGAGTGTGCTGTCCATTGTCCCAGTTCAGGTTAAGGCAGCAAAGGGCAGCCAAGTCTTACAAGTGTATGCTCTCCTGGATCCTGGATCCTCCGCCACCTTCTGCTCAGAGGATCTTATGTTTCGCCTCAATCTGAAGGGTAGAAAAACTCAAATTCTTCTACGCACAATGaatcaagaaaaaactgttccaaCTCATGTTGTATCTGAAATTGAAGTTGCAGCACTGGACAGCAATAACTTCTTACCTCTTCCTGATCTCTTCACTCAAAAAGAAATGCCAGTTACCACAAACAGCATTCCAAAGCAGAAAGACTTAGCACAATGGAAGTATCTAAGTCGAGTCAAACTTCCCAACATTAATTCAAAGGTGGAGCTGTTGATTGGCACAAATGCTCCAAAGTGTATAGAACCGTGGGAGGTTGTTAATAGTCAAGGTGGGGGCCCCTACGCAGTTAGAACCTTATTGGGATGGGTTGTAAACGGGCCACTGAGAAGTGCTGATGGCAGTgcagagagtgtgagtgtgaatAGGATATCGGTTGCAAGTCTAGAACAGCTTCTGATCACACAGTATAATCAGGATTTCAGTGAGGTAGCATCTCAGGAGAAGACCGAAATGTCAATTGAGGACAGAAGGTTTTTAGAGATAGCCAATGAGGCGTTCTTACAAGATGGACATTACTATCTGAAGTTGCCCTTTAGGAAAACTGATGTCAGTATGCCTAACAATCGCCAAGTAGCAGAACAGCGCCTCCAAActctaaaaaggaaaatgaaaaaggATGGACAATACAAACAAGAATATGTTACTTTTATCCATGACATCTTTGAAAATCATTATGCAGAGGAGGTCCCAGAGGAAGAACTCACGCAGGTACCTGGAAAGGTGTGGTATATACCACACCACGGAGTATACCACCCCAAAAAAAGGAAACTTAGAGTGGTGTTTGATTGTGCAGCTACTTATAAAGGTGTATCCCTCAACACAGAGCTACTACAGGGTCCTGATCTGACCAATTCCCTTGTTGGAGTCATTTGGAGATTCCGCAAAGAACCTATTGGAATTCTGGCTGACGTTAAGTCAATGTTCCATCAGGTGGGAGTAGAGAAATCAGGTGTGGACTACTTGCGCTTCCTGTGGTGGCCACAGGGTGACACCCTTCAAACCCCAAAGGAATACCGTATGCTTGTGCACATATTTGGTGCAGTGTCCTCCCCAAGTTGTGCAAGTTTTGCATTACAAAAAACTGCTGATGACAATGAAAGCTGTTTTCCCCTTCACGTAGCTGAAACAATCCGGCACAACTTTTATGTGGACGATTGTGTTAAGTCCGTGGCTGAAGAGTCTGAAGCCATCCAGCTAGTAAAAGACCTCACCGCACTATGTTACAAAGGTGGATTCCAGCTGACTCAATGGGTTAGCAATAATCGGGCAGTTCTAGCATCCAttccaaaagaaaaatgggcaaaagaaattaaaacactgGATCTTGACAAAGACAGCCTACCAATAGAAAGAGCCCTGGGATTGCAGTGGTGTGTGGACTCTGACCATTTCCAGTTTAACATCAATTTAAACCAGAAGCCACATACCCGCAGAGGCATACTTTCTGTTGTAAGTTCCATTTTTGATCCCCTCGGTTTTcttgctcctctcattctcccAGCCAAGCAATTGCTACAGGAGCTCTGTCAGAGAGGTTTTGGATGGGACGAACCTTTGCCCCAAGCTTTAGTAGACCGGTGGGAAGGATGGACAAACAGTTTAGAAAGAATAAAAGGCTTCAGTGTTGCACGTTGTTTGAAACCAAAGGACTATGGAACAACAAAGTGTGCAGAACTACACCACTTTTCTGATGCCAGTGAGAATGGTTATGGCTCAGTGAGCTACATAAGACACGCTAATGAACAGGACATTATACATGTCACTTTTCTCATGGGAAAGTCCAGAGTCCTTCCTTTAAAGAACATCACAATACCACGTCTGGAGCTAGCCGCTGCAGCATTGTTGGTAAAGGTGGACAAAATGCTAAGGAGAGAACTACATCTAACATTAAAGCCCTCCGTTTTCTGGACCGACAGCCAAACCGTACTTAAGTACATTAGAAGTGACACTGCAAGATTTAAAACGTATGTAGCAAACAGGGTCTCGCTGATTCGGGATAACTCAGAGCTGTCTCAATGGAGATACGCAAGAAGTAAAGACAATCCAGCTGATGATTCCTCAAGAGGATTGAGTGCAGTCAAATTTATGGAGCAAAGGAGGTGGATGCATGGCCCAGAGTTCCTATGGAAACCTGAGGAAAGTTGGTTAGAGGTGGAGGCATTGGGCTCAGTGTTACAGGATGATCCAGAGGTCAGGAGAAACACTACTGTTTTTACAACAGTGGTGAACACTGAAACACCCACAGACCAGCTTATTTCATACTTTTCAAATTGGATTAGGCTACTTAAAGCAGTGGCATGGTACATCAAACTAAAAAAGGCCTTGATACTGAGaatcaaaaaacaaaaggacTTTCCATCGTATCAAGTTATTACCCGCTCCCACAGCCAAAAGGTGAGCCCAGAACTTGAGGTTCTCAGGTCCAAACCCGGTGGACAGCTCCTCTCAGTGGAAGATCTCTTACAGGCAGAAAGGTCAGTTATCTCTTATGTTCAGAGGCAAGCATTCCCAGTTGAAATAACAACACTACAAGCCACCCCACCTAAAGTGAAAAGGAGCAGCAGGATCTGTAGGCTTGATCCTGTGCTAGATGAAGGCATCTTAAGAGTAGGTGGCCGGATGCATAAATCAGCCATGCCTGATGAAACTAAACATCCCTGTATCTTGCCCAAAGATGCACACATTTCAATTCTTCTTTTAAGACACATTCATGAACGCTGTGGTCACAGTGGTAGGAACCACATGCTCTCAGAGCTTCGTAAGAAATATTGGATTAGTAAGGCCAATTCCTTAGCAAGAAAGGTGCTCTCAAAATGTGTCATGTGTCGACGTGTGAGGGGCAAAGCAGGTGAGCAGAAAATGGCAGATTTGCCGCTAGAACGAATCCTACCTGACCTCCCTCCCTTTACCAATGTCGGATTGGACTATTTTGGCCCGATTGAAGTGAGGCGAGGAAGAAGCACCATCAAAAGGTATGGAGTTCTGTTTACATGTATGTCCAGCAGAGCTATTCATTTGGAAGTAGCTTTCTCATTAGACACTGACTCATGCATTCACGCTTTGAGGAGATTTGTTTGCAGAAGGGGGCAGGTTAAGCACATCAGATCTGACAATGGAACGAACCTGGTGGGTGCTCAGGTGGAACTCAAGAAAGCTCTGATAGCACTGGATAAGTTGAAGATCCAGGATGCCCTGCTTCCTTATGGAATCGAGTGGAGTTTCAACCCACCAGCAGCATCGCACCATGGCGGAGTCTGGGAAAGGCTTATAAGATCTGTTCGTTACGTGCTGAACTCCACACTCCATCAACAGTCTATCGATGATGAGGGTCTTCAAACTCTATTCTGTGAGGTAGAGGCTATTTTAAACAACCGTCCTCTCTCCACAGTGTCCTCAGACCCATATGACCTGGAACCACTGACCCCAAACCACATCCTCCTGCTGAAAACCCAGCCCATTATGCCTCCAGGAATTTTCCTGAAATCAGACCTTTATGCTAGACGCCGCTGGAAACAGGTCCAGTATATGGCGGATCTCTTCTGGCATAGATGGACCAAAGAATATCTTCTTCTACTCCAGGAAAGGCAAAAATGGACTGTAGTGAAGAAGAACCTGAATGTTGGAGATCTTGTTCTAGTGGTTGACCCCACTGCTCCTAGAGGATCATGGCCACTAGGAAGAGTTCTAGAGACTAAGCCTGATCAAAAGGGGCTGGTCCGATCCGTGAAGCTCCAGACACAGACTTCAATCCTTGATAGACCCATTACCAAGCTATGCCGAATTCTGGAGACTGAAGAGTGTCCAGTGCCTCCTAAAGATCACCAATAAGGGatgtaatgtataaatacatatttttctaaaaacattaagaGATTGTTTATTTCTGGCtccttttttgtatttattttaaataattggttCTATAGAGACCAATTAGGGGCCGGTGTGTAGGAGCCgcatttgagtttgttttttggttccataatttacttagttttcttttctattgcaTTCTGGTAGTACACCTTCTAAAAAGGCAGGGGGCGCGCCACCCTATAAGTTGGAGCAGGTACCGCATGATTGGGGAGAAGAAGTGCCAGCAGATACAGTCTTTGACCTCGGCCCGGATCTGCAATACCGGAAGGCTTGGCTTATACCAGAAAGCGCTACACAGGAAtacttaaagacatttaaaacagttctcattttttgtttagtcttttaCTCCAtctattttacaataaacatcgACAAACATTCAACTACAAACACTCTTGGAATTTCTTGGATTCGGGCTGTGAGTCTGACCCTGCACTTGCATTCTCCCGGTGGTCGAAAACAGTAACAGGGGGTTACAGGAAAAATCCAACGTTGTTTTTGCCACTATAAGCagtatgtattaaaacaatgttGAAGTAGCCCTTAACACCTATCGTAAATCCTGAATACAGAATGTGGTGACATTCTTTTTTACATTGCGTACATTCAATTTGTTCCATGTCAATACTCCTCTTTACAGAATGTCTTTTCAGCAGGTGGATTTTGGCACTCCTCTCTAATAAATCACCACCTGGTGGATCACATTGTTCCTTTTCTCCCTCTGGAAATGAAGCATGTACGCCAGTGTGTTTTGACTGAAATGGTCAATCTGAACATCAATTTACAACATCACGCTCATCTGGCAGACACAGTGGCCAGAGACATGCCCTTCTTCCCCTCAGACAAAATCTTCTCTGTTAAAGGCTGCAAGTCAGTCAGACAGAAGCTGATGCTGTACGTTGATGACTAGATAAGAAACATATAACTTTTGTTTACATAGATGTTTCTGCACTTGAAGACACCTTCAGAGACGTATTCTATAGATTTACTATCATTGTGTCTGATTATATTTAACTGATTGTTGTTTGAtaatatcagatttttacacacattttaattcagtAGCCTTAGAAACAGGGCCTGATGGAGAGATGTTCTTCATTCCATTCTGACATGAAGGATGAATGTTATTGAATGACAGTGAACGAAagtttgaattgaattaaattttaaaaaatttactattgtttttgctgtttttaatttgttttgtgcttcacgagttgagttccataagaagaaaatatttaggaCTTTTATTTGCCTAATGAGTTTTGGGTCCAAGTTGCCATAGTCCTGTAATATAACATGGCTGAATGATTCCTATCCAGGGTGAAGAAAACAAATTGTCCAGGGAAgagtcaatttatttttttcaaagtatGATAAACTGAGATATATACCATAGACTTTCGACATTCAAGGTCATTATGATTGTGCTATAAAAGCATCCTAAGATTTTCAGAACTCTCGTGTTAAcaaaaaaacgtcttggttacgtacagtgaggaaaataagtatttgaacaccctgctattttgcatgttctcccacttagaaatcatggagggttctgaaattgtcatcgtaggtccatgtccactgtgagagacatagtctaaaaaaaaataagtatttgaacacctgagaagatcaatgttaatatttggtacagtagcctttgtttgcaattacagaggtcaaacgtttcctgtagtttttcaccaggtttgcacacacaAAAGGAGGGATTTTGGCCCACTCCTTCACACAGATCTTCTCTAGATCAGTCAGGTTTCTAGCCTGTCGCTGAGAAACACGGAGTTTATGCTCCCTCCAAAGATTCTCTATAAGGTTTAGGTCGGGAGACTGTCTTGGCCACGCCAGAACCATGATATGCTTCTTACAGAGCCACTCCTTGGTTATCCTGGCTGtgtgctttgggtcattgtcatgttggaacaCCCAGCCTCGACCCACCTTCAATGCTCTAACTGAGGGAAGGAGGTTGTTCCCCAAAATCTCGCAATACATGGCCCCGGTCATCCTCTCCTTAATACAGTGAAGTCGCCctgtcccatgtgcagaaaaacacccccaaagcatgatgctaccacccccatgcttcacagtagggatggtgttcttgggatggtactcatcattcttcttcctccaaacacgtttattggaattatgaccaaaaagttatattttggtctcatctgaccacatgacttCCTCCCATGACTCAtctggatcatccaaatggtCATTGGTAAACTTAAGACGggcatgtgctggtttaagcaggggaT of the Triplophysa dalaica isolate WHDGS20190420 chromosome 1, ASM1584641v1, whole genome shotgun sequence genome contains:
- the LOC130420513 gene encoding uncharacterized protein LOC130420513 — protein: MADSNEEEITPVKDMSEVVAQLRSSRGGKMSHVTRRMNIVKDLMTDPEFLDEVKQNMIKFYEFLEEFKALHASYSEMLDEEANQEDLETWYQPRCVQITAFMDNVENWISGIENPGSQATVEVSSSVTQIEDEDTDTDAQSFRSQTSSVSLRISAEAERVALMAKAAKLQERHAIEEQEHILRKRRESLELHSEIEATTAKINYLKEAEQGMYKPAHSDVTVQMPSLGAEADEVKTKSTVTPLPLDERLDSSLYLHDRTSPVVKSKPGVQVQFPLLNLGPDRHHSRSVFQPRASRQQLQQTSAYSIPPVIPQSFARSATAIQSTVPQQQIPIPNSAQESHMIKILEKQNELTRILMKQQLLSTLPQGSIPLFDGQVLEYKSFIHSFENMVESKTNNNKDRLQFLIQYTRGSAQRLVKSCEYLSQDRGYQRAKELLKENFGKEYKISCAYLEKALSWFQIKSEDFKSLQDYAMFLRSCCNAMEEMEYMEELDTVSNMRSIVLKLPYKLRERWRNKAYELQEQRRGRVRILDLVCFIERQARIAADPIFGDLQDQSASRGKARSPVKSQASKSSGSTFATSIAIAQKPKKFDLSCPFCSSRHRLDLCEDFLKITHRDKLSFIKTKGICFGCLSKGHISKDCKSRLSCQVCKQAHPSVLHIEAKDSIIKKAERSADVTGSASAGLCGHIGAGAKESVLSIVPVQVKAAKGSQVLQVYALLDPGSSATFCSEDLMFRLNLKGRKTQILLRTMNQEKTVPTHVVSEIEVAALDSNNFLPLPDLFTQKEMPVTTNSIPKQKDLAQWKYLSRVKLPNINSKVELLIGTNAPKCIEPWEVVNSQGGGPYAVRTLLGWVVNGPLRSADGSAESVSVNRISVASLEQLLITQYNQDFSEVASQEKTEMSIEDRRFLEIANEAFLQDGHYYLKLPFRKTDVSMPNNRQVAEQRLQTLKRKMKKDGQYKQEYVTFIHDIFENHYAEEVPEEELTQVPGKVWYIPHHGVYHPKKRKLRVVFDCAATYKGVSLNTELLQGPDLTNSLVGVIWRFRKEPIGILADVKSMFHQVGVEKSGVDYLRFLWWPQGDTLQTPKEYRMLVHIFGAVSSPSCASFALQKTADDNESCFPLHVAETIRHNFYVDDCVKSVAEESEAIQLVKDLTALCYKGGFQLTQWVSNNRAVLASIPKEKWAKEIKTLDLDKDSLPIERALGLQWCVDSDHFQFNINLNQKPHTRRGILSVVSSIFDPLGFLAPLILPAKQLLQELCQRGFGWDEPLPQALVDRWEGWTNSLERIKGFSVARCLKPKDYGTTKCAELHHFSDASENGYGSVSYIRHANEQDIIHVTFLMGKSRVLPLKNITIPRLELAAAALLVKVDKMLRRELHLTLKPSVFWTDSQTVLKYIRSDTARFKTYVANRVSLIRDNSELSQWRYARSKDNPADDSSRGLSAVKFMEQRRWMHGPEFLWKPEESWLEVEALGSVLQDDPEVRRNTTVFTTVVNTETPTDQLISYFSNWIRLLKAVAWYIKLKKALILRIKKQKDFPSYQVITRSHSQKVSPELEVLRSKPGGQLLSVEDLLQAERSVISYVQRQAFPVEITTLQATPPKVKRSSRICRLDPVLDEGILRVGGRMHKSAMPDETKHPCILPKDAHISILLLRHIHERCGHSGRNHMLSELRKKYWISKANSLARKVLSKCVMCRRVRGKAGEQKMADLPLERILPDLPPFTNVGLDYFGPIEVRRGRSTIKRYGVLFTCMSSRAIHLEVAFSLDTDSCIHALRRFVCRRGQVKHIRSDNGTNLVGAQVELKKALIALDKLKIQDALLPYGIEWSFNPPAASHHGGVWERLIRSVRYVLNSTLHQQSIDDEGLQTLFCEVEAILNNRPLSTVSSDPYDLEPLTPNHILLLKTQPIMPPGIFLKSDLYARRRWKQVQYMADLFWHRWTKEYLLLLQERQKWTVVKKNLNVGDLVLVVDPTAPRGSWPLGRVLETKPDQKGLVRSVKLQTQTSILDRPITKLCRILETEECPVPPKDHQ